A genomic stretch from uncultured Cohaesibacter sp. includes:
- a CDS encoding P27 family phage terminase small subunit: protein MARGRKPDLENVVPMKATDGLTHEERAERDAAALKPFDLTEYEAQIWDRIAPQLAQQGRLKPYYVDTVAEYCRALIRMRALRSTLQEEGETYSVSGRNGTQYKSRPEVAQLNETWRQWRNLTAALGLSPTDERGLAEGQGDLFPDADNPFAGMGA from the coding sequence ATGGCTAGAGGCAGAAAACCGGATCTTGAAAATGTTGTCCCTATGAAGGCAACAGACGGGTTGACGCATGAAGAGCGTGCAGAACGGGACGCGGCGGCGCTGAAACCGTTCGACCTGACCGAATATGAAGCGCAAATCTGGGATAGGATCGCGCCACAGTTGGCACAGCAAGGCAGGCTCAAGCCCTATTATGTGGACACGGTGGCCGAATATTGCCGCGCGTTGATCCGCATGCGGGCCTTGCGTTCAACCTTGCAGGAAGAGGGCGAGACTTATTCGGTCTCTGGGCGCAATGGCACGCAGTATAAATCACGGCCAGAAGTGGCGCAGCTCAACGAGACTTGGCGGCAATGGCGCAACCTGACTGCAGCGCTTGGCCTATCGCCAACCGATGAACGCGGACTTGCAGAAGGGCAAGGCGACCTATTCCCGGATGCTGACAATCCCTTTGCGGGGATGGGCGCATGA